One stretch of bacterium DNA includes these proteins:
- a CDS encoding metal ABC transporter substrate-binding protein, producing MVATTTILGDVISNVVGGNADIEVLLPPGADPHEYQISSSQAALLYTADLVVANGLGLEEGLIDVIEAAEEDGINVLEVGDLLDPLPFTGGGGHGEEDDHAEDEAEDDDHAEEDAEDDDHAEDEAEDDDHAEED from the coding sequence GTGGTGGCGACAACCACGATCCTCGGTGACGTGATTTCGAATGTCGTTGGTGGGAATGCTGATATCGAAGTGCTGTTGCCGCCGGGCGCCGACCCTCACGAATACCAGATATCGTCCAGCCAGGCGGCCCTGCTCTATACCGCTGACCTGGTGGTTGCCAACGGTCTCGGCTTGGAGGAAGGCCTCATCGACGTGATCGAGGCAGCCGAAGAGGACGGGATCAACGTGCTCGAAGTGGGTGACCTGCTCGACCCCCTGCCCTTTACCGGAGGTGGGGGCCACGGCGAGGAGGACGACCACGCCGAAGATGAGGCCGAAGACGACGACCACGCCGAGGAAGACGCCGAAGACGACGACCACGCCGAAGATGAGGCCGAAGACGACGACCACGCCGAGGAAGACG